In Musa acuminata AAA Group cultivar baxijiao chromosome BXJ2-8, Cavendish_Baxijiao_AAA, whole genome shotgun sequence, one genomic interval encodes:
- the LOC103995530 gene encoding xyloglucan endotransglucosylase protein 2-like — protein MASLVSSSSSIAVCLISLSFVSVAVMAATPRRAIDVPFQKNYVPTWAFDHISYFNGGDEVQLCLDKSTGTGFQSRGSYLFGHFSMHIKMVPGDSAGTVTAFYLSSQNSEHDEIDFEFLGNRTDQPYILQTNVFSGGKGDREQRIYLWFDPTKDYHSYSVLWNMHQIVFFVDDVPIRVFKNSKDLGVKYPFNQPMKIYSSLWNADDWATRGGLEKTDWSRAPFVASYRGFHIDGCEASADAKFCATQGMQWWDQKEFQDLDGPQYRRLQWVRQKYTIYNYCADQSRYPTMPPECHRDRDV, from the exons ATGGCTTcccttgtttcttcttcttcttccattgcaGTATGTTTAATTAGTCTAAGTTTCGTGTCTGTGGCCGTCATGGCTGCGACACCAAGGAGAGCTATCGATGTTCCGTTCCAGAAGAACTATGTGCCCACATGGGCATTCGATCACATCAGTTACTTCAACGGAGGCGACGAGGTCCAACTCTGTCTGGACAAATCTACAG GTACTGGCTTTCAATCGAGGGGCTCCTACCTGTTTGGCCACTTCAGTATGCATATAAAGATGGTTCCAGGTGACTCAGCCGGAACGGTGACTGCATTCTAT CTCTCGTCTCAAAACTCCGAGCACGATGAGATAGACTTTGAGTTCCTGGGGAACAGGACCGATCAACCATACATCCTGCAGACCAATGTATTCAGTGGTGGGAAGGGAGACAGGGAGCAAAGGATCTATCTCTGGTTTGATCCAACCAAAGACTACCATTCCTATTCTGTTCTCTGGAATATGCACCAGATCGT CTTCTTTGTAGATGACGTTCCCATCAGAGTGTTCAAGAACAGCAAGGACTTGGGAGTGAAGTACCCCTTCAACCAGCCCATGAAGATCTACTCCAGCCTGTGGAACGCCGACGACTGGGCCACCAGAGGCGGCCTGGAGAAGACGGACTGGTCCAGGGCGCCCTTCGTCGCCTCCTACCGGGGTTTCCACATCGACGGCTGCGAGGCGTCGGCCGACGCTAAGTTTTGCGCCACCCAGGGGATGCAGTGGTGGGATCAGAAGGAGTTCCAGGACCTGGACGGCCCGCAGTACCGCCGGTTGCAGTGGGTGCGCCAGAAGTACACCATCTACAACTATTGCGCCGACCAGTCGAGGTACCCGACCATGCCACCGGAGTGCCACAGGGACAGAGACGTGTGA